The DNA region GCTTCCAACCAAGAGCTGGCTGCCCAAGAGCTATCATGCTTCTCCATAAGTATTTCTGGGCAAATGGTCAACTCTTTGGCCAGAGGTGTTACACCAAGGGGACAACTGTTGGGGGGAACAGCTGACCCATTGATGAAACACTCCAAGCCAAGAGCTGGCTGCCCAAGAGCTAGCTACCATGCTTTTCGAGAAGCATTTTTTGGCAAATGGTCAACTCTTTGGCCAGAAGTTTTACACCAAGGGGACAACTGTTGGGGGGAACAGTTGACCCATTGATGAAACACTTCCAGCCCAGAGCTGGCTACCATGCTTCTCCAGGACTCTTGGCTGCACAATCAGCTGAGCAGTCGCCCCTCTTCTTCTCATGGGAACTGCTCTTTGCCGAAAAGTTGTCCACCTTCCATTCTAGAGTGCCTGCATCTAAGCGGTCCACACTTGTACCCAGGGCCCATTTCTTTCTTTCCGCCATAAAGAGACCAGATAAAGAGACCAGTGCCTCTCTTTATCTTTGCTTTTTACCTTTCCTTTTAATCATTGCTGGTTGATTTTCTTTGATAAACTTCTCAAGTGCCAACTCTTCCAGTTTTCTCACGAGTTCAGTCCTCCTTTCTGCCTGCCTCTCCCTCAATCGCCTTCTCATCTTCCTATACATCTCCAGTCTCTTCGTTATCTCCTTTCTCCGCTTTTTCTGTCTCTTCCATATCTTACCAAGtatctccttttccttctcctttttcttctcctctgtcaTTATTTCCATCTCCTTGCCAGGTGCCTCTTCTATATAATTTTCAGAAGTTTCCTCTGTACACATCTCTTGTATCTTCTCTTTAATTATCTTCTCCATAATCTCTCTATTTTCTTTCTCAATCTCCTTTTTGATTCTCTTCCTTATCTTCACTTCaactctctcctctatctctctcagtctctcttccaTCATCTCTCTAAATCTCACCTCTAGCTTGTCTATAAGTATTTCCTCTATCGTCTCTCTTTTTTGCCTTCTCATTTCTGTCCGTTGCAGCTTGTGCCCTTCAAGGTCAGGTCCTTTCCGTTTCTTCTGCACCATAAAGAAAATGTCTCCTTCCTTCGCCATTATGGTGTGTGCAATTTCAATGTCTTTTGCTCTGAGCCACTCTTCAAAGTCTTCTTCCGTCAAAATACTTTCGCCTTCACAAACGTCCCCGCACTCGCAGGGCATCAGTGAGCGGCACCTTTCAGATTGAGAGAATGCAATATCAGCAGGCCTGGGGAGCTTGGTCTCTTCTCCACTTTCATTCTCGTAGCTTTGGAAATTATCCATTCTCTTTTGGAACCAAtcccttctcttccttcttctatcCTTCCTGTTATTTTTCCTTTGGAGGCTTAGTGCAATGCTCTCCAATTCCTCGTATTTTTTCCGCCCTTCCAGCAACTGCTCTCGAAGCTGTTTCTGTCctctttttaaatttcttatttcgCTCAACAatcttctatattttggtgtatcTCTGCCTTCATTTTCAATACTAGCTCCGTCTTCTTGGGCCCTCTTGGCAGTACTGTCAGGctctctgtcctcctcctcctccacttggTGTGAGATTCCAGGTGCCTGATCATTGGGATGAGCGTTTGGACCTTCCCTCTGGGTCACTATTGTGTCCAATTCTAAACGAGATAAGGCCAGATTGCTCTCCAATTGCTTCTTTTCATCCTCCAGTCTCGCTATGTCCTCTTTCAGGACAACTATTTCTTCTTCCATGACCAAGCCTTGTCTCTCCTGGGTCTTTAAGTGGTGTTCTAAGTTTGCTACAGTGGTTTCCAGAAGCACCACTTTTCTgctttcttccattttctctgtCTCAAGGAGAACTATCTTCATCTCCTTTTCTGAGTTTTCATTCTGAAGGCGATTTAGTTCTTCCATGAGACCAGTTTGCTTGTCCTCAATTTCTTGCCTCAATCTCTTCATGTCTTTCTTAGCTTGTCTAAGGTAGACATTTTTGTCCTTCATCGCCTTCAACAACCGAGAGCACTTGTTCTCGAGAGCCTCGATCTCTTTCCGTTGTTTGTCTTTCTCAAGGAGGTCGGTTTTCAtctcattttccttgtttttctgtgTCGCTATTGTGTCCATTTCTAAACGAGATAAGGCCAGATTGCTCTCCAATTGCTTCTTTTCATCCTCCAGTTTCGCTATGTCCTCTTTCAGGACAACTATTTCTTCTTCCATGACCAAGCCTTGTCTCTCCTGGGTCTTTAAGAGGTGTTCTAAATTTGCTACAGTGGTTTCCAGAAGCACCACTTTTCTgctttcttccattttctctgtCTCAAGGAGAACAATCTTCATCtccttttctgtgttttcattctGAAGGCGTTTTAGTTCTTCCATGAGACCAGTTTGCTTGTCTTCAATTTCTTGCCTCAATCTCTTCATGTCCTTCTTAGCTTGTCTAAGGAAGACATTTTTGTCCTCGTTCGCCTTCAACAGCCGAGAGCACTTGCTCTCGAGAGCCTCGATCTCTTTCCGTTGTTTTTCTTCCAGATGTGGACCATTTTCGTCTTGGAGAAGCTGCAGGTTTTTCTCAAGGAGGTCGATTTTCATCTCCTTTTCCTTGTTTCCATCTTGGAGACGACTCAGTTCTTCCAAGAGACCGCTTTGCTGGTCCTccatttctctcttcattttctgATTGTCGTCCGCCAAGACCTGCACCTCCCTTTTCAGACCAAGAATCGTCTCTTCATATTGGTCGTGTTCCATTTCGCGCTGTCTTCTTAATTCCGTGCTTTCCTGGGCCAGTCGTGCCATCTCCTGCTTCAGACCAAGAACCAACTCTTCGTTATCGGCTGCCGGCAGTGTTCCAGAATTCTTTGCTTTGGCGTCCTTCTTAGCCTgtcttagatatttatttttatcctgaAGAGCAGCACACAAACGAGTAACCTGGTTCTCGAGCTGCTGAATCTCTTTTTGGTGTTCTTCTTCCTGTTGTTGAATGTAATCTTCATAGAACTTCCTCATGGTCAGCAATTGATCTTTTGGGTCAGCGGAGTTGTCGGTCGCCTGGTTAATGTCGTACAAAGATTTGATCctctctcctactcctcctacTGGGTTTCTAATGGTAAACTCTGTTCGTGAGAACAGAGCCAGAAATTTATAAAGAATATCCATGCTGGGAAGCAATGTTCGGGCCCAGCATAcaaatttgtgaaaattaaacAAGACTATAAACACTGTTCCTAAGAACAGGGCCAACAaattataaacaacaacaatgcTGGGAAGCAATGTTCGGGCCCAGCATCCAAACTTGTTGTCAAAGCTAATCAAATTCATGAACTCTTTAATAGTTAGTGAATGCATGATTGTGCCGAGTCAAGAAACCTGACGCAATCATAGTTTCAGAATCTGCCGCCAGCTCCGGTTTGTCTTCGGTGGCTCCGGATTCTTCGGAGCCTTCGCTGGGATTCTTGAGTCTCTCTACGGCCGGTGCTGGCTTCACGAGTCCTTCTCGAAGTCGTTGTCATCGAGAGTATCCTTTTGCTCACACGAGAAGAAGGGGGAAATCAGACATAACACTGAACTTTCGTGAGAATTTTCAAATCTTAACGTCCCTGGGGgataggggtgggggggagggggtggggggggggggggggggcgtggaagTTGACACTTTAATACTTCTGAAGATAACGAAGGAATTATTAAACCACGCAAGAGCGGAAGTTTCTTTATATGGGACGACGTGggagataactaaaaaaaatatctttgaatcataaatatgtaataacGCAAATAAAGACTTATAGGTAGgtatatatcaataaatgtaatttatcaATTGACTGGGTTTCTTCAGAGGCTatttaaaaatgaagattttattgaaagaaatatgGATGCAGCTTGGGTTATTTACGGCAACAGAAAACTTTGTAATTTATTTCCTGGTCTGCATAAATTAGATCCAGTCATCTTACGTGTTGTGAAACTTCGCTACAAATTGGATCAAGTTAATCGTTACCTACCATACAAAATATATGCTTGTTAACACGTACACTGTTTAAATGCCGTATTAATCTTACTACGTATTGTTGACACTACTTTGTAATGATGTTCactattatttttaagattttttacctCTTGCGTACACAcggttccatacgaataggttttatcttttgaataataataataataataataataataataataataataataataataataataataagcgcagACACTTCTGCACGGCCACACTTCGAGACGTCCCAATGGAATATCAAATCTAGGcccaaagccaagcgctgggacttctGAGGTCATCccgcgctgaaagggaaattgagacaAGGAGAACCTTTAaagttaatgcctacagtgaaccacgtGAGGCACACTGATCGCAAATTCCCTGTCGTGAGGATGACTCAAatctataattaaataaatacatacaccaaAATAATCATGGAAGGCTCTTCAGAGTAGCATTCCATTACAATCTACAGTAATTACATCATTATTCGTACAtttaaattcagagagagagagagagaccttaccttaccttacagaccttacatcttgttcgggatgccccaggtccctcagtgtgaggcacctctaatgtctaccagagagttgctagtacatcttccggtatattttgcatcttccaatcttggatggtctgggatgcagctgagatatttgtcgagcttattcttaaacacatctacgctcactcctgttatattcctcagatgagctggcacgcattgaatagacgctgcattatcgatgctggtgcgtagtggattaatgtcctgtgtgctttccttatttttcctggtatagttttgggcactattaatctatctctgcttgctctttctgatatttttagctgcatgatgttttcggctattccttctatctgtttccatgcctgaattatcatgtagcgttctcttctcctttctagactatataattttgatgattgtagtctttcccagtagtcaaggtccttaacttcttctactctagctgtaaaggacctttgtacaatctctatttgtgcaatatccttttgatagtgtgggtaccatatcatattgcaatattcaagtggactacgaacatatgttttataaagcataatcatgtgttcagcttttcttgttttgaagtgccgtaacaacattcccatatttgctttacattttgccaatagaattgctatttgatcattgcataacatgttcctattcatcatcacaccaaggtcttcaactgcttccttatttgtgattgtctcattattaggtcccctatatgcatatagctttccttctctgtcttcataatttattgattcaaacttatcagagttaaataccatcctatttacctctgcccaatcatatactttgttaaggtctctttgtagcgcgttcttatcttcatcacaagttatttctctacttattcttgtgtcatcggcgaaactacttactaccgagtccttaacattactgtctatgtctgcaatcataataacaaacagtattgcagctaacaccgtaccttgaggcacaccggatattaccttggcttcatccgatttctcatcgtttgcaataactatcggttttctgttgtgtaaaaattcttttaaccatcttcctactttatccacgatattgtgttttctaattttcttcgctaatatattatggtctaccttgccaaaagcttttgcaaagtctagagaaaccacatctgtttcatttccgcttttcatatttttgtatatgttctcacggtggactaactgttgggtttgtgtactttttccgggtacgaaaccatgttgtcctatattaaacaaattattttttattaaatgtttcatatttttctttattaccctttcatacactttcataatatgtgatgttagactcacaggcttataattacttgcctctagtcttgatccacttttgaaagtaggggtaatatatgctaatttgtgctcatcataaatcttgcctgtatctacactttgtcttaataatattgcaagtggctttgcgatagaatgaactactttctttaacaaaatagcaggaacaatatcagcttcattaatatctatgtcagctaaatattcactattttcgtcccttacttctgtatcattatcttcattatcaattctgggggtgaattctctcttatatcgttctgctaatatgttgcatatttccttttttcaccccatttcgttaatctcccttcaatcttagagggtctatttctattcttcttttattcatctttttcacgtatgagtataatagtttggggttttgcttgacatttaccagggttttttcttccaagtcccgtttttcattttcttttgattctataatcttttgttctgcatttctatcttactttttacttcctataactttccatgcatttttttcttttgcaagaccttttttccactttctgattttctagaacaagatccttctgtctcttggtatgcatgactgatgtttacttttcttcttcggtatatatttttctgctattttctcttatatattatatagtatctccgtatttactcttatgtcatcacttacgaaaatgttatcccaatctttgtttaattcttcatttatttctgaccattttatatttttactgtagaagttgtattttccatatccttcccactttttcatctcttgcttatctctgttttcacttgctttggaatggactgttaattctaggactttatggtctgaaatactcgcattataaactattatttcttaaacataattaacctcattcacaaatactaggtctaaagtattttcctttcttgttggcaggtgatttatttgttgtttgaatgtattctagtagcatatctaatagcttttcgaattgcctcttatcttctgcgctactattactctcttttttatatgtataaatacaaccacaatctcctatttgttttttccagtctacgaaaggaaagttaaagtctccagataggagaatagtccagtccttgcgatttctacatatatcatccaattttctttttatattattatgtcaaactctttagtattagggggtctatatattactatgttcattaatttttcagattcaaattctaccgctattagttcacattctgagttactatttttctcatatatttttccttgttttttgtctttcccatatattgcggttcccccttgattcctttttttctatctgatctataagtttggaacccttttatttgatcatcattctcagtctcttgggaataccaggtttcacttatattcattatatccattttcttttcaatttgggttagttcttctaagtactctatttttctttttgagttactcgtaactaaaccctgcgcattcatcactatgatggtttgcgtgttttctccttcatttaatatgggtaataataaggattttcccatgtctctttcctgttctggtatgttgttctttttttcatttccagaaattctgacattaaaaaatccaacttttccataatatttgatcttccttcatcataattattcattttgtctgaatctgaaattttctttaatttctccgtatctgcaatatcctcttgcatcataaatacagttctta from Macrobrachium nipponense isolate FS-2020 chromosome 36, ASM1510439v2, whole genome shotgun sequence includes:
- the LOC135203484 gene encoding trichohyalin-like, with translation MGTVKERVFARMQQPRSYGRYIDDIFVQVDTEDEVEAFHQAFQQYSVLNYTVEHSFDDRLPFLNVLVSKTEDGLIDQGTCESHIPFGEIKEVRWYTSGVRRESPHRKGLVKPAPAVERLKNPSEGSEESGATEDKPELAADSETMIASEFTIRNPVGGVGERIKSLYDINQATDNSADPKDQLLTMRKFYEDYIQQQEEEHQKEIQQLENQVTRLCAALQDKNKYLRQAKKDAKAKNSGTLPAADNEELVLGLKQEMARLAQESTELRRQREMEHDQYEETILGLKREVQVLADDNQKMKREMEDQQSGLLEELSRLQDGNKEKEMKIDLLEKNLQLLQDENGPHLEEKQRKEIEALESKCSRLLKANEDKNVFLRQAKKDMKRLRQEIEDKQTGLMEELKRLQNENTEKEMKIVLLETEKMEESRKVVLLETTVANLEHLLKTQERQGLVMEEEIVVLKEDIAKLEDEKKQLESNLALSRLEMDTIATQKNKENEMKTDLLEKDKQRKEIEALENKCSRLLKAMKDKNVYLRQAKKDMKRLRQEIEDKQTGLMEELNRLQNENSEKEMKIVLLETEKMEESRKVVLLETTVANLEHHLKTQERQGLVMEEEIVVLKEDIARLEDEKKQLESNLALSRLELDTIVTQREGPNAHPNDQAPGISHQVEEEEDREPDSTAKRAQEDGASIENEGRDTPKYRRLLSEIRNLKRGQKQLREQLLEGRKKYEELESIALSLQRKNNRKDRRRKRRDWFQKRMDNFQSYENESGEETKLPRPADIAFSQSERCRSLMPCECGDVCEGESILTEEDFEEWLRAKDIEIAHTIMAKEGDIFFMVQKKRKGPDLEGHKLQRTEMRRQKRETIEEILIDKLEVRFREMMEERLREIEERVEVKIRKRIKKEIEKENREIMEKIIKEKIQEMCTEETSENYIEEAPGKEMEIMTEEKKKEKEKEILGKIWKRQKKRRKEITKRLEMYRKMRRRLRERQAERRTELVRKLEELALEKFIKENQPAMIKRKGKKQR